A single region of the Salvelinus sp. IW2-2015 linkage group LG20, ASM291031v2, whole genome shotgun sequence genome encodes:
- the LOC111982070 gene encoding CREB3 regulatory factor isoform X2 — protein sequence MPQPSISGMDLPFGDFFQNYTFADQALTSTDLLASNTDPDFMYELDRDMTNRQSPKGDHFTVGDYKEMECGEYLLELVDSDPDYSSNFEQWDTYWEDMTKYTRFTSCDIWGTKEAGLDDFSSPYQDEEVIGQTPTLAQLNSEDSQPPVCDTLYHPDLLMGGQKQHTSLPPLSLGKKMAARPGPSFSASCSNLVRDPLGDFAEGSLSATWPVPSTTETMSKAQGPSKMAALGHHCNDYVRKATVRVSMPRRPLVDMPMASHQIESEDHSPYPSKPPEVATTSGCAAPVAATAASASASILAYEKREELPCREMPPASVGTSGAVPPILHYPVAGAKASETLLTASGSALGPDPVSDKKKEEEHNYSLFLTRARLAGKTLTEMEEEEEEEEVGEMEDEEDAEGVELDEDHDEGFGSEHELSENDDDDDEDDDDDEEDDDYEGDKDDDMSDTFSEPGCDNDTVGDVKGLTAGISRKRGKRRYFWEYSEQLTPSKQERMLKPSEWDRQTLPSNLYQRNGPHHGKYNLKKSRRTDVEDLTPNPRKLLQIGNELRKLNKVISDLTPVSELPITARPRSRKEKNKLASRACRLKKKAQYEANKVKLWGLGTEYDRLLFVINTIKEEMVNRVQDICDKGTSMTETLDKLIEETLVKSPVAGETSDFVNQILENTGKGDPTGGLVGLRVPTSRV from the exons ATGCCTCAG CCCAGCATCAGTGGAATGGATCTTCCCTTTGGGGATTTCTTTCAAAATTATACTTTTGCTGACCAGGCACTAACCAGCACGGACCTGTTGGCGAGTAACACAGACCCAGACTTCATGTACGAACTG GATAGAGATATGACCAATCGCCAAAGCCCTAAAGGTGATCACTTCACAGTGGGGGATTACAAGGAGATGGAGTGTGGGGAGTACCTCTTGGAGCTGGTGGACAGTGACCCGGACTACAGCTCTAACTTTGAGCAGTGGGATACGTACTGGGAGGACATGACCAAGTACACCCGCTTTACCAGCTGTGACATCTGGGGCACCAAGGAGGCAGGCCTGGATGACTTCTCCAGCCCCTACCAGGACGAGGAGGTGATTGGCCAGACCCCCACCTTGGCCCAGCTCAACAGCGAGGACTCGCAACCACCTGTGTGTGACACGCTTTACCACCCTGATCTGCTGATGGGGGGCCAGAAGCAGCACAcctccctccccccactctcCCTGGGCAAGAAGATGGCCGCCCGCCCCGGCCCCTCGTTCTCCGCCTCCTGCTCCAACCTGGTCAGGGACCCCCTGGGTGACTTTGCAGAGGGTTCCCTGAGCGCCACTTGGCCTGTCCCCTCCACCACAGAGACTATGTCCAAGGCCCAGGGTCCCAGCAAGATGGCTGCTCTGGGCCACCACTGCAACGACTATGTGCGCAAGGCCACGGTTCGCGTCAGCATGCCTCGCCGGCCCCTAGTCGACATGCCCATGGCCTCCCATCAGATTGAGTCTGAAGACCACTCCCCGTACCCCAGCAAGCCCCCTGAGGTGGCCACCACATCTGGCTGTGCTGCCCCTGTGGCTGCTACTGCAGCCTCTGCCTCTGCCAGCATCCTGGCctatgagaagagagaagagctaCCTTGCCGGGAGATGCCCCCCGCCTCAGTGGGCACATCTGGAGCTGTGCCCCCCATCCTCCACTACCCTGTGGCTGGGGCCAAGGCCAGCGAGACTCTGCTGACTGCCAGCGGGAGTGCCCTGGGACCTGACCCAGTCTCTGAcaagaagaaggaagaggagcaCAACTACTCCCTGTTCCTAACTCGAGCCAGGCTGGCTGGGAAAACCCTCactgagatggaggaggaggaggaagaagaagaggtgggggagatggaggatgaggaagatgctGAGGGGGTGGAGCTGGATGAAGATCATGATGAGGGTTTCGGCAGCGAGCATGAGCTCTCTGagaacgatgatgatgatgatgaggatgatgatgatgatgaggaggatgatgattaTGAGGGCGATAAAGATGACGACATGAGTGACACCTTCTCCGAGCCAG GATGTGACAATGACACAGTGGGGGACGTGAAGGGGCTGACAGCYgggatctccaggaagaggggcAAACGCCGCTACTTCTGGGAGTACAGCGAGCAGCTCACCCCCTCCAAGCAGGAGCGCATGCTCAAGCCCTCCGAGTGGGACAGACAGACCCTGCCCAGCAACCTCTACCAGAGGAACGGCCCACACCACG GGAAGTACAATCTGAAGAAGTCTCGACGGACGGACGTGGAggacctaacccctaaccctcggAAGCTGCTGCAGATTGGCAACGAGTTGCGTAAGCTCAACAAGGTGATCAGCGACCTGACCCCGGTCAGCGAGCTGCCCATCACAGCCCGCCCTCGCTCCCGCAAGGAGAAGAACAAACTGGCCTCCAG GGCCTGTCGGCTGAAGAAGAAGGCTCAGTATGAGGCCAATAAAGTCAAGCTGTGGGGTCTGGGCACAGAATATG ATCGGCTTCTGTTTGTCATCAACACCATAAAGGAAGAGATGGTGAACAGAGTGCAGGATATCTGCGACAAGGGAACAAGCATGACTGAAACGTTGGACAAACTCATCGAAGAAACCCTTG TGAAGTCCCCTGTTGCCGGGGAGACTTCTGACTTTGTGAACCAGATCCTGGAGAACACTGGCAAGGGGGATCCCACCGGAGGTCTGGTCGGGCTGCGCGTACCCACATCTAGAGTGTAG
- the LOC111982070 gene encoding CREB3 regulatory factor isoform X1 — translation MPQPSISGMDLPFGDFFQNYTFADQALTSTDLLASNTDPDFMYELDRDMTNRQSPKGDHFTVGDYKEMECGEYLLELVDSDPDYSSNFEQWDTYWEDMTKYTRFTSCDIWGTKEAGLDDFSSPYQDEEVIGQTPTLAQLNSEDSQPPVCDTLYHPDLLMGGQKQHTSLPPLSLGKKMAARPGPSFSASCSNLVRDPLGDFAEGSLSATWPVPSTTETMSKAQGPSKMAALGHHCNDYVRKATVRVSMPRRPLVDMPMASHQIESEDHSPYPSKPPEVATTSGCAAPVAATAASASASILAYEKREELPCREMPPASVGTSGAVPPILHYPVAGAKASETLLTASGSALGPDPVSDKKKEEEHNYSLFLTRARLAGKTLTEMEEEEEEEEVGEMEDEEDAEGVELDEDHDEGFGSEHELSENDDDDDEDDDDDEEDDDYEGDKDDDMSDTFSEPGSHVSGCDNDTVGDVKGLTAGISRKRGKRRYFWEYSEQLTPSKQERMLKPSEWDRQTLPSNLYQRNGPHHGKYNLKKSRRTDVEDLTPNPRKLLQIGNELRKLNKVISDLTPVSELPITARPRSRKEKNKLASRACRLKKKAQYEANKVKLWGLGTEYDRLLFVINTIKEEMVNRVQDICDKGTSMTETLDKLIEETLVKSPVAGETSDFVNQILENTGKGDPTGGLVGLRVPTSRV, via the exons ATGCCTCAG CCCAGCATCAGTGGAATGGATCTTCCCTTTGGGGATTTCTTTCAAAATTATACTTTTGCTGACCAGGCACTAACCAGCACGGACCTGTTGGCGAGTAACACAGACCCAGACTTCATGTACGAACTG GATAGAGATATGACCAATCGCCAAAGCCCTAAAGGTGATCACTTCACAGTGGGGGATTACAAGGAGATGGAGTGTGGGGAGTACCTCTTGGAGCTGGTGGACAGTGACCCGGACTACAGCTCTAACTTTGAGCAGTGGGATACGTACTGGGAGGACATGACCAAGTACACCCGCTTTACCAGCTGTGACATCTGGGGCACCAAGGAGGCAGGCCTGGATGACTTCTCCAGCCCCTACCAGGACGAGGAGGTGATTGGCCAGACCCCCACCTTGGCCCAGCTCAACAGCGAGGACTCGCAACCACCTGTGTGTGACACGCTTTACCACCCTGATCTGCTGATGGGGGGCCAGAAGCAGCACAcctccctccccccactctcCCTGGGCAAGAAGATGGCCGCCCGCCCCGGCCCCTCGTTCTCCGCCTCCTGCTCCAACCTGGTCAGGGACCCCCTGGGTGACTTTGCAGAGGGTTCCCTGAGCGCCACTTGGCCTGTCCCCTCCACCACAGAGACTATGTCCAAGGCCCAGGGTCCCAGCAAGATGGCTGCTCTGGGCCACCACTGCAACGACTATGTGCGCAAGGCCACGGTTCGCGTCAGCATGCCTCGCCGGCCCCTAGTCGACATGCCCATGGCCTCCCATCAGATTGAGTCTGAAGACCACTCCCCGTACCCCAGCAAGCCCCCTGAGGTGGCCACCACATCTGGCTGTGCTGCCCCTGTGGCTGCTACTGCAGCCTCTGCCTCTGCCAGCATCCTGGCctatgagaagagagaagagctaCCTTGCCGGGAGATGCCCCCCGCCTCAGTGGGCACATCTGGAGCTGTGCCCCCCATCCTCCACTACCCTGTGGCTGGGGCCAAGGCCAGCGAGACTCTGCTGACTGCCAGCGGGAGTGCCCTGGGACCTGACCCAGTCTCTGAcaagaagaaggaagaggagcaCAACTACTCCCTGTTCCTAACTCGAGCCAGGCTGGCTGGGAAAACCCTCactgagatggaggaggaggaggaagaagaagaggtgggggagatggaggatgaggaagatgctGAGGGGGTGGAGCTGGATGAAGATCATGATGAGGGTTTCGGCAGCGAGCATGAGCTCTCTGagaacgatgatgatgatgatgaggatgatgatgatgatgaggaggatgatgattaTGAGGGCGATAAAGATGACGACATGAGTGACACCTTCTCCGAGCCAGGTAGCCATGTATCAG GATGTGACAATGACACAGTGGGGGACGTGAAGGGGCTGACAGCYgggatctccaggaagaggggcAAACGCCGCTACTTCTGGGAGTACAGCGAGCAGCTCACCCCCTCCAAGCAGGAGCGCATGCTCAAGCCCTCCGAGTGGGACAGACAGACCCTGCCCAGCAACCTCTACCAGAGGAACGGCCCACACCACG GGAAGTACAATCTGAAGAAGTCTCGACGGACGGACGTGGAggacctaacccctaaccctcggAAGCTGCTGCAGATTGGCAACGAGTTGCGTAAGCTCAACAAGGTGATCAGCGACCTGACCCCGGTCAGCGAGCTGCCCATCACAGCCCGCCCTCGCTCCCGCAAGGAGAAGAACAAACTGGCCTCCAG GGCCTGTCGGCTGAAGAAGAAGGCTCAGTATGAGGCCAATAAAGTCAAGCTGTGGGGTCTGGGCACAGAATATG ATCGGCTTCTGTTTGTCATCAACACCATAAAGGAAGAGATGGTGAACAGAGTGCAGGATATCTGCGACAAGGGAACAAGCATGACTGAAACGTTGGACAAACTCATCGAAGAAACCCTTG TGAAGTCCCCTGTTGCCGGGGAGACTTCTGACTTTGTGAACCAGATCCTGGAGAACACTGGCAAGGGGGATCCCACCGGAGGTCTGGTCGGGCTGCGCGTACCCACATCTAGAGTGTAG
- the LOC111982070 gene encoding CREB3 regulatory factor isoform X3 yields MPQALTSTDLLASNTDPDFMYELDRDMTNRQSPKGDHFTVGDYKEMECGEYLLELVDSDPDYSSNFEQWDTYWEDMTKYTRFTSCDIWGTKEAGLDDFSSPYQDEEVIGQTPTLAQLNSEDSQPPVCDTLYHPDLLMGGQKQHTSLPPLSLGKKMAARPGPSFSASCSNLVRDPLGDFAEGSLSATWPVPSTTETMSKAQGPSKMAALGHHCNDYVRKATVRVSMPRRPLVDMPMASHQIESEDHSPYPSKPPEVATTSGCAAPVAATAASASASILAYEKREELPCREMPPASVGTSGAVPPILHYPVAGAKASETLLTASGSALGPDPVSDKKKEEEHNYSLFLTRARLAGKTLTEMEEEEEEEEVGEMEDEEDAEGVELDEDHDEGFGSEHELSENDDDDDEDDDDDEEDDDYEGDKDDDMSDTFSEPGSHVSGCDNDTVGDVKGLTAGISRKRGKRRYFWEYSEQLTPSKQERMLKPSEWDRQTLPSNLYQRNGPHHGKYNLKKSRRTDVEDLTPNPRKLLQIGNELRKLNKVISDLTPVSELPITARPRSRKEKNKLASRACRLKKKAQYEANKVKLWGLGTEYDRLLFVINTIKEEMVNRVQDICDKGTSMTETLDKLIEETLVKSPVAGETSDFVNQILENTGKGDPTGGLVGLRVPTSRV; encoded by the exons ATGCCTCAG GCACTAACCAGCACGGACCTGTTGGCGAGTAACACAGACCCAGACTTCATGTACGAACTG GATAGAGATATGACCAATCGCCAAAGCCCTAAAGGTGATCACTTCACAGTGGGGGATTACAAGGAGATGGAGTGTGGGGAGTACCTCTTGGAGCTGGTGGACAGTGACCCGGACTACAGCTCTAACTTTGAGCAGTGGGATACGTACTGGGAGGACATGACCAAGTACACCCGCTTTACCAGCTGTGACATCTGGGGCACCAAGGAGGCAGGCCTGGATGACTTCTCCAGCCCCTACCAGGACGAGGAGGTGATTGGCCAGACCCCCACCTTGGCCCAGCTCAACAGCGAGGACTCGCAACCACCTGTGTGTGACACGCTTTACCACCCTGATCTGCTGATGGGGGGCCAGAAGCAGCACAcctccctccccccactctcCCTGGGCAAGAAGATGGCCGCCCGCCCCGGCCCCTCGTTCTCCGCCTCCTGCTCCAACCTGGTCAGGGACCCCCTGGGTGACTTTGCAGAGGGTTCCCTGAGCGCCACTTGGCCTGTCCCCTCCACCACAGAGACTATGTCCAAGGCCCAGGGTCCCAGCAAGATGGCTGCTCTGGGCCACCACTGCAACGACTATGTGCGCAAGGCCACGGTTCGCGTCAGCATGCCTCGCCGGCCCCTAGTCGACATGCCCATGGCCTCCCATCAGATTGAGTCTGAAGACCACTCCCCGTACCCCAGCAAGCCCCCTGAGGTGGCCACCACATCTGGCTGTGCTGCCCCTGTGGCTGCTACTGCAGCCTCTGCCTCTGCCAGCATCCTGGCctatgagaagagagaagagctaCCTTGCCGGGAGATGCCCCCCGCCTCAGTGGGCACATCTGGAGCTGTGCCCCCCATCCTCCACTACCCTGTGGCTGGGGCCAAGGCCAGCGAGACTCTGCTGACTGCCAGCGGGAGTGCCCTGGGACCTGACCCAGTCTCTGAcaagaagaaggaagaggagcaCAACTACTCCCTGTTCCTAACTCGAGCCAGGCTGGCTGGGAAAACCCTCactgagatggaggaggaggaggaagaagaagaggtgggggagatggaggatgaggaagatgctGAGGGGGTGGAGCTGGATGAAGATCATGATGAGGGTTTCGGCAGCGAGCATGAGCTCTCTGagaacgatgatgatgatgatgaggatgatgatgatgatgaggaggatgatgattaTGAGGGCGATAAAGATGACGACATGAGTGACACCTTCTCCGAGCCAGGTAGCCATGTATCAG GATGTGACAATGACACAGTGGGGGACGTGAAGGGGCTGACAGCYgggatctccaggaagaggggcAAACGCCGCTACTTCTGGGAGTACAGCGAGCAGCTCACCCCCTCCAAGCAGGAGCGCATGCTCAAGCCCTCCGAGTGGGACAGACAGACCCTGCCCAGCAACCTCTACCAGAGGAACGGCCCACACCACG GGAAGTACAATCTGAAGAAGTCTCGACGGACGGACGTGGAggacctaacccctaaccctcggAAGCTGCTGCAGATTGGCAACGAGTTGCGTAAGCTCAACAAGGTGATCAGCGACCTGACCCCGGTCAGCGAGCTGCCCATCACAGCCCGCCCTCGCTCCCGCAAGGAGAAGAACAAACTGGCCTCCAG GGCCTGTCGGCTGAAGAAGAAGGCTCAGTATGAGGCCAATAAAGTCAAGCTGTGGGGTCTGGGCACAGAATATG ATCGGCTTCTGTTTGTCATCAACACCATAAAGGAAGAGATGGTGAACAGAGTGCAGGATATCTGCGACAAGGGAACAAGCATGACTGAAACGTTGGACAAACTCATCGAAGAAACCCTTG TGAAGTCCCCTGTTGCCGGGGAGACTTCTGACTTTGTGAACCAGATCCTGGAGAACACTGGCAAGGGGGATCCCACCGGAGGTCTGGTCGGGCTGCGCGTACCCACATCTAGAGTGTAG
- the LOC111981845 gene encoding vesicle transport protein SEC20 isoform X1: protein MASSQDVHVRICGQEIIKYDLEIKALIQDIRECPGPQSVLMDFNSKVKEKLNQLRLRIQNMEQMAKEQDRETDKQAILSETESHRRQNLSNQTAWRKANLACKLSIDNLEKDQLLNGGDSTVRQRKATKESLVQTSGDITESLMSISRMMAQSVSQSEETIGTLATSSRTVLETDEEFKSMTGTIHLGRKLISKYNRRELTDKLLIFLAVALFLATVLYILKKRLFPFI from the exons atggCGTCTTCCCAGGATGTCCACGTCCGTATTTGTGGACAAGAAATAATCAAATATGATCTCGAAATTAAAGCTCTCATTCAG GACATTAGAGAATGTCCGGGGCCACAAAGTGTGCTGATGGATTTCAACTCCAAAGTAAAAGAGAAATTAAATCAACTGCGACTGAGAATCCAG AATATGGAACAAATGGCTAAggaacaagacagagagacagacaaacaagcCATcctgagtgagacagagagtcaTCGCAGACAGAATCTGAG TAACCAGACAGCTTGGAGGAAGGCAAACTTGGCATGTAAACTGTCCATTGACAACCTTGAGAAAGATCAACTTCTGAATGGTGGAGACTCTACTGTGAGACAGCG gaAGGCAACTAAGGAGAGTCTGGTCCAGACGTCTGGTGACATCACAGAGAGCCTGATGAGCATCAGTCGTATGATGGCCCAGTCGGTGTCTCAGAGCGAGGAGACCATCGGCACTCTGG CTACATCTTCAAGAACAGTCCTGGAAACGGATGAAGAGTtcaaatccatgacaggaaccaTACATTTGGGAAGGAAACTGATCTCGAAGTATAATCGACGAGAATTGACTGACAAACTACTAATCTTTCTAGCAGTAGCTTTGTTTTTAGCAACTGTCTTGTACATTTTGAAAAAAAGGCTGTTCCCATTCATTTAG
- the LOC111981845 gene encoding vesicle transport protein SEC20 isoform X2 encodes MASSQDVHVRICGQEIIKYDLEIKALIQNMEQMAKEQDRETDKQAILSETESHRRQNLSNQTAWRKANLACKLSIDNLEKDQLLNGGDSTVRQRKATKESLVQTSGDITESLMSISRMMAQSVSQSEETIGTLATSSRTVLETDEEFKSMTGTIHLGRKLISKYNRRELTDKLLIFLAVALFLATVLYILKKRLFPFI; translated from the exons atggCGTCTTCCCAGGATGTCCACGTCCGTATTTGTGGACAAGAAATAATCAAATATGATCTCGAAATTAAAGCTCTCATTCAG AATATGGAACAAATGGCTAAggaacaagacagagagacagacaaacaagcCATcctgagtgagacagagagtcaTCGCAGACAGAATCTGAG TAACCAGACAGCTTGGAGGAAGGCAAACTTGGCATGTAAACTGTCCATTGACAACCTTGAGAAAGATCAACTTCTGAATGGTGGAGACTCTACTGTGAGACAGCG gaAGGCAACTAAGGAGAGTCTGGTCCAGACGTCTGGTGACATCACAGAGAGCCTGATGAGCATCAGTCGTATGATGGCCCAGTCGGTGTCTCAGAGCGAGGAGACCATCGGCACTCTGG CTACATCTTCAAGAACAGTCCTGGAAACGGATGAAGAGTtcaaatccatgacaggaaccaTACATTTGGGAAGGAAACTGATCTCGAAGTATAATCGACGAGAATTGACTGACAAACTACTAATCTTTCTAGCAGTAGCTTTGTTTTTAGCAACTGTCTTGTACATTTTGAAAAAAAGGCTGTTCCCATTCATTTAG